Genomic window (Bacillus pumilus):
CATATCCTTTTACCAGCCTTTGTTTTAGCAACTGCTGATATGGCAGGGCTCACCCGATACACAAGGTCAAGTATGCTTGATGTCATGAGGCAGGATTACATTCGTACGGCGAGAGCAAAAGGCTTTCGAGAAAACAAAGTCATATTTAAGCACGGGTTAAGAAACGGTCTCATGCCTGTAATTACGATATTCGGTCTCATGGTTCCATCCTTTATTGGTGGCGCAGTCGTGGTGGAGCAAATTTTCACTTGGCCAGGTCTTGGAAAGCTGTTTATCGATTCTGCCTTTTCAAGAGATTATCCGGTCATCATGGCAATGACGGTTATTTCCGCAGTACTCGTGGTGGTAGGAAATTTAATAGCGGATATTCTATATGCGATCGTTGATCCGCGTATTGAATATTAGAAGGGAGCTGAAGCACAGTTGGCACAGCCTAATATGGGAACACCTCCTGTTGACCTCAAATTAAAGGAGGGTCTTCCGCCAAAGCCAGAGACGATGCTGCGTTTATTTTGTGAGAAATTCTTCAGAAATAAATTGGCGGTTGCCGGATCCGTGATCTTATTGATGATTATTTTTTCAGCTATTTTCGCTCCAGTGATTGCTCCTTACGCACCAGAGCAACAAGATTTATTGAAGCGGCTCCAGCCACCAAGTGCTGAGCATTTAATGGGGACTGACAAATTTGGCCGAGATATTTTCTCGAGGGTGCTCTATGGCGCAAGGGTCTCCTTATTAGTCGGTTTCGTCTCGGTGGTCGGTGCGATTACCATTGGGACCGTCATTGGAGCGGTAGCAGGCTATTTCAAAGGATTGGTTGATTCTGTCTTAATGAGATTTGTTGATGTGGTATTGTCGATTCCAGACATTTTTCTATTAATCACGCTAGTCACTATTTTCAAACCGGGCATTGATAAATTGATTTTAATTTTTGCTTTGACCGGCTGGACAACAACCGCTCGTCTGATCCGTAGTGAATTCCTTTCACTTCGAACAAGAGAATTCGTACTAGCGGCAAGAACCATCGGAACAAAAAACCATGTCATCATCTTTTCGCATATTTTACCGAACTGTATCGGTCCTATTATCGTGTCAGCGACACTAAAAGTAGGTTCCGTCATTTTAGCTGAATCAACGCTGAGCTATCTAGGATTTGGCATACAGCCGCCAACAGCCAGCTGGGGGAACATGCTGCAAGATGCACAAAACTTCTCGATCATGGTGCAAGCATGGTGGTATCCACTCTTCCCAGGTTTAATGATTTTACTGACCGTTTTATGCTTTAATTTCTTAGGAGACGGGCTGAGAGATGCGCTTGACCCTAAAAAATTAAAGTGAGATGTGAGTCTTCATGACAAAATGAAATGGACTCTGCCACACGCACTCTGTTTTCTTTATGAAAATAAAGACATGCAGGCCATTCTTCATTCCGGTTGAAGTTTTGATAAAGTTGGAATAATTTCTCTATCCCTTGCCCATACTGTGGACAACAGTTTTTATAAAGTGAGGGATTGGTTATGTTATTTCTTCATGACGTTTGGGTGAATTGGTTTGAAGGGGAAGAAAATGGCTACAATGTGTGTCATTTTCATGAGTGGCGCAAGGAGGACAGCGTTGAGCTGTTAGATCAAGTGCCTTTATTGAAGGTGCAGAGTCCTTTGTTTGATTACATAGAAAATGATCTTTCAGAGCTGCCGAAGACGCTGCTAGAATCTGTATTTGAGAAATCATATATTCGGAAAAATCATGAACGGCGTAAATTAGAGTATTGCTTTGTGGTCACGGACGGCATTCGAATCATTGCTGTGGATACGATTGGGTATTCTATTCCTGTGAGGAAAAGCCGCTTAATCCCAAGGCAGGAGCAATTGGTGTATGAAATGGTGAAAGATGTGAAGGCAGAGGAGTATGAATTCTCTAAGGACAGTCTTGAATCGACAAAGGAGTATCATATTTTGTCACTGCCGCCGCAGCATATCAGTGGATTAACGAGAAAAGAAAGACAATTGAAGCAGCTAATGTTTATGGCGCTTGATCAATTAAAAGGGCTCCAAAACAAGGCGGAAATCGCGTATTGGTATACGGAATGGAACCCGCACATGTACAACCAAATCAAACGAATGTCATTCGAAGAGATTTGGAACATGCTTTACAATGAAACGATTGATGGGTGGTCAGAGAATCATTTGGCATTCTGTGAAAAAATGATTAAAGGACAGCCGTTTTTCGAGAAGCTTTGGGAAATGGAAAACGAATCAAAGGTGAATTAGAAAAAGCTTGCAGCGTGAAGTGCTGCAAGCTTTTTTTATTTGCGCTTTCTGCCAAGCCCCATTGCATTCTCCATTTTTTTCAGCATTTTGTTTGCTGCGCGGTTTGCTTTTTCAGCACCTTCGTCTAGAATGCGGTCAAGCTCATCTGACTCAATGAGTTCATAGTATCGATCTTGTATTGGTTTTAACGCATCAACGACGACATTTGCAAGATCTCCCTTAAACTCACCATAGCCTTTGCCTTCGTACTTTTGCTCCAGCTCTGCAATCGATATGTTGCCTAATACAGAATAAATCGTCAGCAAGTTGGCAATGCCAGGCTTGTTTTCTTTGTCATACTTGACGATGCCTTCTGAATCAGTCACAGCACTTTTAATTTTCTTTTCAAGCTGCTTTGGTTCATCTAATAAGGTAATGAATGATTTTTGGTTTGGAT
Coding sequences:
- a CDS encoding YjbA family protein; amino-acid sequence: MLFLHDVWVNWFEGEENGYNVCHFHEWRKEDSVELLDQVPLLKVQSPLFDYIENDLSELPKTLLESVFEKSYIRKNHERRKLEYCFVVTDGIRIIAVDTIGYSIPVRKSRLIPRQEQLVYEMVKDVKAEEYEFSKDSLESTKEYHILSLPPQHISGLTRKERQLKQLMFMALDQLKGLQNKAEIAYWYTEWNPHMYNQIKRMSFEEIWNMLYNETIDGWSENHLAFCEKMIKGQPFFEKLWEMENESKVN
- the opp4C gene encoding oligopeptide ABC transporter permease, with translation MGTPPVDLKLKEGLPPKPETMLRLFCEKFFRNKLAVAGSVILLMIIFSAIFAPVIAPYAPEQQDLLKRLQPPSAEHLMGTDKFGRDIFSRVLYGARVSLLVGFVSVVGAITIGTVIGAVAGYFKGLVDSVLMRFVDVVLSIPDIFLLITLVTIFKPGIDKLILIFALTGWTTTARLIRSEFLSLRTREFVLAARTIGTKNHVIIFSHILPNCIGPIIVSATLKVGSVILAESTLSYLGFGIQPPTASWGNMLQDAQNFSIMVQAWWYPLFPGLMILLTVLCFNFLGDGLRDALDPKKLK